The following coding sequences lie in one Arachis hypogaea cultivar Tifrunner chromosome 9, arahy.Tifrunner.gnm2.J5K5, whole genome shotgun sequence genomic window:
- the LOC140175438 gene encoding uncharacterized protein, with product MEAYNNTYAFHINPIPGQALWKKSPYNRPQAPKFRNKPGPLKKKRRKDADEEPSGSKKLKTKMKRIYKKGRCRCCGEAEHTRRNCPKRAAAEEAVAAAEAAAAEAAAAQPTAANGGEGQANSAAPVPEAPTEINLDQSQPPSEATDDSQQVLPSPVRPPKLPLKRKLAKGCEKPASGSSNPPVTTPPAATPPGSSHTSRNPPPNPMQGATQGTATRLTNFMKFVPNPEFKAPQTQKMKIRMIMFTESRLFFCIYFADVVYNA from the exons ATGGAAGCATATAACAACACATATGCCTTTCATATCAATCCAATTCCAGGTCAAGCACTATGGAAAAAGTCACCATATAACAGACCACAAGCACCAAAATTTAGAAACAAGCCCGGACCActcaagaaaaaaagaagaaaagatgctGATGAGGAGCCAAGTGGGAGTAAGAAGTTAAAGACAAAGAtgaaaagaatatataaaaaaggTCGATGTCGTTGTTGTGGTGAAGCAGAACACACGAGAAGGAACTGTCCAAAGAGGGCTGCTGCCGAAGAGGCTGTTGCAGCTGCAGAAGCTGCTGCTGCAGAGGCTGCCGCTGCACAACCCACTGCTGCTAATGGTGGTGAAGGTCAGGCCAACTCTGCTGCCCCTGTCCCAGAAGCCCCAACCGAAATCAATCTTGACCAAAGTCAACCACCCTCGGAAGCAACTGATGACTCTCAACAG GTTCTACCCTCACCTGTTAGGCCGCCAAAGCTCCCTTTAAAAAGAAAGTTAGCCAAGGGTTGTGAAAAACCAGCTTCAGGAAGTAGCAATCCACCAGTAACCACCCCACCTGCTGCTACCCCACCAGGAAGTAGTCATACATCAAGGAATCCCCCACCTAACCCTATGCAAGGTGCAACACAGGGAACTGCTACAAGGCTTACAAATTTCATGAAATTTGTGCCCAATCCTGAATTCAAGGCACCCCAGACACAAAAAATGAAGATTAGAATGATTATGTTTACGGAAAGCAGGCTGTTTTTTTGTATCTATTTTGCTGATGTTGTTTACAATGCCTAA
- the LOC112709561 gene encoding uncharacterized protein, translating to MATTSNAAGSSNNPRSFGSIMRRMNRNREARLPEWCACGSRPVLRWSGTDSNPGRPFLGCPNYNTVGKKWCGLFLWVDKVLEDAMPCDDRTRHSVDDEEWKMKMAWKFGKLEAEFRVLKMGGILMFVFMLLIVIGVLVLKLDREQGQLCLAKTK from the exons ATGGCTACCACGAGCAATGCAGCTGGGAGTTCAAACAACCCACGATCATTTGGAAGCATCATGAGGAGAATGAACAGAAACAGAGAAGCTCgtttgccagaatggtgtgcctgCGGGTCGAGACCGGTGCTCCGGTGGTCAGGGACGGATTCTAATCCAGGGAGACCGTTCCTGGGTTGCCCAAACTACAAT ACCGTTGGGAAGAAATGGTGTGGATTGTTTTTGTGGGTTGATAAAGTTTTGGAAGATGCCATGCCATGTGATGATAGAACAAGACATTCAGTTGATGATGAAGAATGGAAGATGAAGATGGCTTGGAAATTTGGTAAATTAGAAGCTGAATTTAGGGTTCTAAAAATGGGGGGAATTTTGATGTTTGTGTTCATGCTGCTGATTGTAATTGGTGTTCTTGTATTAAAGCTGGATAGAGAGCAGGGTCAACTGTGTCTAGCAAAAACCAAATGA